A single Macaca mulatta isolate MMU2019108-1 chromosome 15, T2T-MMU8v2.0, whole genome shotgun sequence DNA region contains:
- the SPATA31E1 gene encoding spermatogenesis-associated protein 31E1, whose protein sequence is MPSPQLLEGDIALQMEKMLFPLKSPSATWLSPSSTPWMMDFILTSVCGLVLLYLLLSYLHSDPPSPPPGRKRSSRETTRLLSQQDGCDTHEGVDVEALFANDKMLHSGHLPVTIRAMCPWTQMSCRNLLRELEETRDLNNLLESHLRKLAGEGGSHLPLGGDPPGDVCKPAPAKAHQLRGKCMPDLSPTSLSPAAPPAPLASTQSPGPMTFSEPFGPHSTLSASGPPEPLLPLKHPASRPHVVFPLSTQPHGPLTSLPPPDSSLAGLQCGSTTRPVPKSSPLHSQGPPSPTRVISGLGRSSDPIWDLYCWREAATTWGLSTCSHGKSQPQHLPDQPLEASFWGDSTPRHVEVGVCTFIHPDVQKLLETLIAKRALMKMWQGKERERADHPQMTSLGKEWDITTLDPFWNVSTEPQQLPRPQQVSDATAVGDHLQQKCSQLFWNLPSFNSESLVATAWVSSKPSSQNAHSVSLDEASTSLPGEPEVEASSQLSQAPPQPHHMAQPQPFTPAWPQSQPPPLAGIQTQAHLSPPVPSLPCSSPPQIRDCGASHPTTQERTESVIPAGKENLEWTLKKRPKWKRVLPSLLQKSPAVLSQPTAHLPQERPASWSPKSAPILPGVATSPELPEHRWQGRSAIHQEQSCGPPSGFRASGDLPPPEGEFPGRPQSRAADTQEALLPSQASGFAGKGRKDVQKAGFRSSGRFSGKGCLRSKLGPDPSRDRGSGRTSVKFLEEDKEEAEGDMWRPWKYQSVNSAPRDPDKEHLENKLQTHLARKVGEIKEGWIPVPVRRSWLMVKCAVPQSDAHRKPGKLASWRGGKAHANTSRELSFLQPCTQQMLEVHLLRFRVRHRWGPDLQSLEPINVWSGEAQAPPFPQSTFPPWASWESRDESAANVPIFLGKRPQNGPGDNRTTSKSLLTVSGALASAAPEQEEAQRPLRGSQSADTHGRSEAFPSQHEDRGFSQPPTCSLVGRTWQSRTVLASGKPKLRLEGSMGSEMPGNEARFESESMSPGDVCSSRALQELSIGSQWARAEDALEALKVGEEKPPAWDVTVGASVRASSGSIQVDLRSTGALGTTDNPSGSTICVAQDPEQLRLKAQVVNEIALLVQVDSEEQPPGRASGVLLQDGAIDLCLPGRHVDMLPATDRLPVQAPLFTSQSVSNKNTTASQGPWALLRKGGDSPGQREPGSPKAKAPQKSQKSLGSADKGEARRRPRPGKQGHGSKGPRTSEASGRSHSAHTREIGDKQERKYNQPQPEKRETPPESHFRRKIGHHPQGLHPRKTGAGWEDVLEKGKPGADAVQSWGSGPARLFMDCMVDEAWTISRVVGQILVDKLGLPWGRGPSDVSRHKGDLHAQENVPSCGHRGHCHQEHSREMRAPACSPKATPRGHHCPVKNRNIRDRDSRWAPPPREPVSPAGSHHHRPRVASASGGPICGRWN, encoded by the exons ATGCCCAGCCCTCAGTTGCTTGAAGGTGACATTGCACTTCAGATGGAGAAAATGCTCTTTCCTCTGAAGAGCCCTAGTGCCACATGGCTGAGCCCCAGCTCCACTCCCTGGATGATGGATTTCATCCTCACCAGTGTGTGTGGCCTGGTGCTCCTCTACCTGTTACTCTCCTACCTCCACAGTGACCCGCCCTCACCCCCGCCcgggaggaagaggagcagcagGGAG ACCACCCGTTTGCTCTCCCAACAAGATGGTTGTGACACCCATGAAGGGGTGGACGTGGAAGCGCtttttgcaaatgacaaaatGCTGCACAGTGGACACCTTCCTGTCACCATCAGGGCCATGTGTCCTTGGACACAGATGT CTTGCAGAAACCTCCTGAGGGAGCTGGAGGAGACTCGGGACCTGAacaaccttctggaaag CCACCTGAGGAAGCTCGCTGGCGAGGGCGGCTCCCATCTGCCCTTAGGTGGAGACCCCCCGGGTGACGTGTGCAAACCAGCGCCTGCTAAGGCCCACCAGCTGCGTGGGAAATGCATGCCAGATCTGTCTCCCACCAGCTTGTCCCCAGCAGCTCCCCCAGCTCCTCTGGCCTCCACCCAGTCACCAGGTCCGATGACCTTCTCAGAGCCTTTTGGACCACACTCAACCCTGAGTGCCTCCGGGCCTCCAGAGCCCTTGCTTCCCCTAAAACACCCTGCATCTCGGCCACATGTGGTTTTTCCTCTTTCAACACAGCCGCATGGTCCCCTGACCTCTCTACCTCCACCCGACTCCAGCCTGGCTGGACTTCAGTGTGGCTCCACAACACGCCCCGTCCCCAAGAGCTCCCCTCTACACAGCCAGGGGCCGCCTTCTCCAACCAGGGTGATCTCTGGCCTTGGGCGCTCCAGCGATCCCATCTGGGACCTCTATTGCTGGAGGGAGGCTGCCACCACCTGGGGCCTCTCCACCTGTTCACATGGCAAATCCCAGCCACAGCATCTTCCCGACCAGCCCCTAGAGGCTTCCTTCTGGGGAGACTCCACACCCAGGCACGTGGAGGTAGGTGTGTGCACATTCATCCACCCTGACGTGCAGAAGCTGCTGGAGACTCTCATCGCCAAGAGAGCACTGATGAAGATGTGGCAGGGGAAAGAAAGGGAACGGGCCGACCACCCGCAGATGACATCACTGGGGAAGGAGTGGGACATCACGACTTTAGATCCCTTCTGGAACGTGTCAACTGAACCACAACAGCTGCCCCGTCCTCAGCAAGTCTCTGACGCCACAGCGGTGGGGGACCACTTGCAGCAGAAATGCAGCCAGCTTTTCTGGAACCTCCCATCTTTCAACAGCGAGTCCCTGGTAGCCACAGCCTGGGTTTCTAGCAAGCCTTCCTCACAGAATGCGCACTCCGTATCATTGGATGAAGCCTCCACTTCTCTTCCAG GTGAACCTGAGGTTGAGGCATCCTCACAGCTTTCCCAGGCACCGCCCCAGCCCCACCACATGGCCCAGCCCCAAcctttcactccagcctggccacagtcCCAGCCGCCGCCTTTGGCTGGGATCCAGACCCAGGCCCACCTCTCACCCCCTGTCCCAAGCCTACCGTGCTCTTCTCCACCCCAGATTAGGGACTGTGGGGCATCTCACCCGACAACCCAGGAGAGGACAGAGTCTGTCATCCCCGCTGGAAAGGAGAATCTTGAATGGACCTTGAAGAAGCGACCAAAGTGGAAGAGGGTTTTGCCCTCTCTCCTCCAAAAGTCTCCGGCTGTCCTGAGCCAGCCCACTGCCCACCTTCCCCAGGAGAGGCCAGCCTCCTGGAGCCCCAAGTCAGCCCCCATCCTTCCCGGGGTTGCCACCAGCCCTGAGCTCCCAGAGCACCGGTGGCAAGGAAGGAGTGCCATCCACCAGGAGCAGTCCTGTGGCCCTCCCAGCGGATTCCGGGCATCTGGGGACCTGCCGCCGCCTGAGGGGGAATTCCCAGGGAGGCCCCAGAGTCGGGCAGCAGACACGCAGGAGGCCCTCTTGCCCTCCCAGGCTTCTGGATTTgcagggaagggcaggaaggatgTGCAGAAGGCCGGGTTCAGGAGCTCCGGAAGGTTCTCTGGGAAAGGGTGCTTACGGTCCAAACTAGGGCCAGACCCAAGCCGGGATCGAGGCTCAGGAAGGACCTCAGTGAAGTTTCTggaggaagacaaggaggaggCGGAAGGTGACATGTGGAGGCCCTGGAAGTACCAATCAGTAAATTCTGCACCCAGGGACCCAGACAAGGAGCATCTGGAAAACAAGCTGCAAACCCATCTGGCCAGGAAGGTGGGGGAGATCAAAGAGGGCTGGATCCCCGTGCCTGTGCGTCGCTCCTGGCTCATGGTCAAATGTGCTGTTCCCCAGTCTGACGCCCACAGGAAACCCGGGAAGCTGGCATCCTGGAGGGGTGGGAAAGCCCACGCGAACACCTCCCGCGAGCTTTCCTTCCTCCAGCCCTGCACCCAGCAGATGCTGGAAGTGCATCTTCTAAGGTTCCGTGTGAGACACAGGTGGGGTCCAGACCTCCAGTCCCTGGAGCCCATAAATGTCTGGTCAGGTGAGGCTCAGGCCCCACCCTTCCCACAATCCACCTTTCCCCCCTGGGCCTCCTGGGAATCTCGGGACGAGTCTGCAGCCAACGTTCCCATTTTCCTGGGAAAACGTCCTCAGAACGGTCCAGGAGACAACAGAACAACAAGCAAGTCACTCCTGACGGTGAGTGGCGCTCTCGCTTCTGCAGCACCTGAGCAGGAGGAAGCCCAGAGGCCCCTGAGAGGGTCCCAGTCAGCTGACACCCATGGGCGATCAGAGGCCTTTCCAAGTCAACATGAGGACAGGGGGTTTTCTCAGCCCCCCACATGCAGCCTTGTGGGCAGAACCTGGCAGAGCAGGACTGTCCTGGCATCCGGGAAACCCAAACTCAGACTAGAGGGGAGTATGGGTTCAGAAATGCCTGGGAACGAGGCAAGGTTTGAGAGTGAGAGCATGTCCCCAGGAGACGTGTGTAGTAGCAGAGCCCTGCAAGAGCTCAGCATAGGGTCCCAGTGGGCAAGGGCCGAAGATGCCCTGGAGGCACTGAAGGTGGGGGAGGAGAAGCCCCCCGCTTGGGACGTCACCGTGGGAGCCAGTGTGAGGGCAAGTTCAGGAAGCATTCAGGTGGATCTGAGGAGCACAGGGGCTCTGGGGACCACTGATAACCCCTCAGGGTCTACAATCTGTGTTGCTCAGGATCCAGAGCAGCTGCGCCTGAAAGCGCAGGTGGTCAATGAGATTGCGCTCCTAGTTCAGGTGGATTCAGAGGAGCAGCCGCCAGGCCGTGCCTCGGGCGTCCTCCTCCAGGATGGCGCCATAGATCTGTGCCTTCCAGGCCGCCACGTGGACATGCTGCCCGCCACAGACAGGCTGCCCGTTCAGGCCCCTCTGTTCACCTCCCAGAGTGTGTCCAATAAGAACACAACGGCTTCTCAGGGGCCATGGGCCCTCCTAAGGAAGGGAGGGGACAGCCCAGGGCAGCGGGAGCCTGGGAGCCCGAAAGCAAAGGCCCCACAGAAGAGTCAGAAGTCGCTGGGCTCTGCGGACAAGGGCGAGGCCCGCAGGAGACCCAGACCAGGGAAGCAGGGACACGGCTCCAAGGGACCAAGGACCTCTGAAGCCAGTGGGAGGAGCCACTCTGCTCACACCAGGGAAATAGGAGacaaacaagaaaggaaatacaACCAGCCTCAGCCGGAGAAACGAGAGACGCCACCAGAAAGCCACTTCCGGAGAAAGATTGGTCACCATCCACAGGGTCTACACCCCAGGAAAACAGGCGCAGGGTGGGAAGACGTCCTGGAGAAAGGCAAGCCTGGGGCAGATGCTGTCCAGAGCTGGGGGTCTGGCCCAGCAAGGCTGTTTATGGACTGCATGGTTGATGAAGCCTGGACCATCAGCAGAGTTGTGGGGCAAATCCTGGTGGACAAACTGGGGCTTCCGTGGGGACGTGGTCCCTCAGACGTCAGTCGCCACAAAGGTGACCTCCACGCCCAGGAGAATGTGCCTTCCTGCGGCCACAGGGGTCACTGCCACCAGGAACATAGCAGAGAGATGAGAGCTCCGGCCTGCAGCCCCAAAGCCACCCCCAGGGGCCACCACTGTCCTGTCAAAAACAGGAACATCAGGGACAGAGACAGCAGATGGGCCCCACCTCCCCGGGAGCCTGTGTCCCCAGCTGGCTCCCACCACCACAGGCCACGAGTGGCAAGCGCCTCGGGTGGCCCCATCTGCGGCCGCTGGAACTGA